From a region of the Streptomyces sp. B21-083 genome:
- a CDS encoding ABC transporter substrate-binding protein — MSVRFRRPALAGVVCALALTVSACGGSGSGDDASGSSGPVTLDFWGWANGQEAVVKAFNASHKDIQLKYTKVTDQLTMQKQLSNAVKAENAPCLLQNTGEYVTSWVAQGALADITQYVGSSKDKFNPGSWAVGQVQGRTYGVPTASAPAFTILRTDIFKKYGLKAPTTWDEFIAAGKVLAKHGVKITNYAGEDPSTVEVLAMQAGAHWYSIDGDSWKVDFQDAGSLKAAKVIQEIIDNDLNSKLSFADYAAVQRNYDKGGTATRQISTWQMSGMVQNFTDSFGKWALAPWPTYQGEAAKTPAGTNQSGNLTLVSKQCKSQKQAAEAALWMSTDAGAVKTMASPETGSGVMPALADSDAYVAEAISEKLLGSNYQPAQQIVKDSLKTVTTDWTFGPDWTAMFSEMQSQWGQVVSKKQTVAGLLAHMQEWTVKDLKSRGINVKG; from the coding sequence ATGTCCGTCAGATTCAGGCGCCCCGCACTCGCCGGAGTTGTCTGCGCTCTCGCGCTCACCGTCTCCGCCTGCGGCGGGTCCGGCTCCGGCGACGACGCTTCGGGGTCCTCCGGGCCGGTCACCCTCGACTTCTGGGGCTGGGCCAACGGCCAGGAGGCGGTCGTCAAGGCGTTCAACGCCTCGCACAAGGACATCCAGCTGAAGTACACCAAGGTGACTGATCAGCTCACGATGCAGAAGCAGCTGAGCAACGCGGTCAAGGCCGAGAACGCCCCCTGTCTGCTGCAGAACACCGGTGAGTACGTGACGAGCTGGGTGGCGCAGGGCGCGCTGGCCGACATCACTCAGTACGTCGGGTCGAGCAAGGACAAGTTCAACCCGGGCTCGTGGGCCGTCGGCCAGGTCCAGGGCAGAACGTACGGTGTGCCCACCGCCTCCGCGCCCGCGTTCACGATTCTCCGCACCGACATCTTCAAGAAGTACGGGCTCAAGGCCCCCACGACCTGGGACGAGTTCATCGCTGCGGGCAAGGTTCTCGCCAAGCACGGTGTCAAGATCACCAACTACGCCGGTGAGGACCCGAGCACCGTGGAGGTGCTGGCCATGCAGGCGGGCGCCCACTGGTACTCCATCGACGGCGACTCCTGGAAGGTGGATTTCCAGGACGCCGGCTCCCTCAAGGCGGCGAAGGTGATCCAGGAGATCATCGACAACGACCTGAACTCGAAGCTGTCGTTCGCCGACTACGCGGCCGTGCAGCGCAACTACGACAAGGGTGGCACCGCGACCCGGCAGATCTCCACCTGGCAGATGTCCGGGATGGTGCAGAACTTCACGGACTCCTTCGGCAAGTGGGCGCTCGCGCCGTGGCCGACGTACCAGGGCGAGGCCGCGAAGACGCCGGCCGGCACCAACCAGAGCGGCAACCTGACGCTGGTGTCGAAGCAGTGCAAGAGCCAGAAGCAGGCGGCCGAGGCGGCGTTGTGGATGTCGACCGACGCCGGCGCGGTCAAGACCATGGCGAGCCCGGAGACCGGCAGCGGAGTGATGCCGGCGCTGGCCGACAGTGACGCGTACGTGGCCGAGGCGATCTCCGAGAAGCTGCTCGGCTCGAACTACCAGCCGGCGCAGCAGATCGTGAAGGACAGTCTGAAGACCGTGACGACCGACTGGACCTTCGGTCCGGACTGGACCGCGATGTTCTCCGAGATGCAGAGCCAGTGGGGTCAGGTGGTCAGCAAGAAGCAGACGGTCGCCGGACTCCTGGCGCACATGCAGGAGTGGACGGTCAAGGACCTCAAGTCCCGCGGTATCAACGTCAAGGGCTGA
- a CDS encoding serine/threonine-protein kinase, with the protein MQFERTGVPGYEVVEVLGQGGFATVYRARQLAVGREVALKMDSRVLATDRDRQRFLREVTAAGQLSGHPHVVAVHDAGVLDDGRPYMVLELCPGGSLGDRLQRQGPLPAAEARDIGVRIADALAAAHAGGVLHRDIKPGNIMIDRYGNVGLADFGLAAMPRPGQELSVTREALTPAYAPPEAFRLAEPTPAGDVYSLAATIYALVHGRPPHFPTEGSLGIAEVIVRHTWPLPDLPGVHPRFTEVLRHAMAPDPADRLPSAAALRDALAAVDLAGPEDPAGTAAVPIPVPVAVPAAVPPFVPPSAPPTTVQPPATSSRRRSVRVRLSVAAVAVVVVGTGGTVAYQYLPPSTTAAPTTGPSTPASIPASASASGGATQATIAGYGVPTTTENCPATDVAGMHGRCTTTAECWGGLVVIVGIVSVNRSDCLVSHPWETFAIAPLPSDGMTDNQRELKNHPGVRELCSRSVLAKSRQGDAREIDPSRWTVDVLPPTQTEYADGLRVLRCVATVTGEESTGAHFRPRA; encoded by the coding sequence ATGCAGTTCGAACGCACGGGCGTGCCCGGTTACGAGGTCGTCGAGGTGCTCGGCCAGGGCGGGTTCGCGACCGTGTACCGGGCCCGCCAACTGGCCGTGGGCCGCGAGGTCGCCCTCAAGATGGACAGCCGCGTCCTGGCCACCGACCGCGACCGGCAGCGGTTCCTGCGCGAGGTCACCGCGGCCGGTCAACTGTCCGGCCACCCGCACGTGGTCGCGGTCCACGACGCCGGGGTGCTCGACGACGGCCGCCCGTACATGGTCCTGGAGCTGTGCCCCGGCGGTTCGCTCGGCGACCGCCTCCAACGGCAGGGCCCGCTCCCGGCCGCCGAGGCGCGGGACATCGGCGTACGCATCGCCGACGCGCTGGCCGCGGCCCACGCCGGTGGCGTACTGCACCGCGACATCAAACCGGGCAACATCATGATCGACCGGTACGGGAATGTCGGCCTCGCCGACTTCGGGCTGGCCGCGATGCCCCGGCCCGGTCAGGAACTGTCCGTCACCCGGGAGGCGTTGACGCCCGCGTACGCCCCACCGGAGGCGTTCCGGCTGGCCGAACCCACACCCGCCGGGGACGTGTACTCCCTCGCCGCCACGATCTACGCCCTGGTGCACGGCAGGCCCCCGCACTTCCCGACGGAGGGCAGCCTCGGCATCGCGGAGGTCATCGTCCGGCACACCTGGCCCCTGCCGGACCTCCCCGGAGTGCACCCGCGCTTCACCGAGGTCCTCCGCCACGCCATGGCCCCCGACCCGGCCGACCGGCTGCCGAGCGCGGCGGCGCTCCGGGACGCGCTGGCCGCCGTGGACCTGGCGGGCCCGGAAGACCCGGCGGGCACTGCCGCCGTCCCGATTCCCGTGCCGGTGGCCGTGCCCGCCGCCGTTCCGCCCTTCGTTCCACCCTCCGCGCCGCCGACCACAGTCCAGCCGCCCGCCACCTCCTCGCGCCGCAGATCGGTGCGCGTGCGGCTGTCCGTCGCGGCCGTGGCCGTGGTCGTCGTCGGTACGGGCGGGACAGTGGCGTACCAGTACCTGCCCCCGTCGACGACGGCCGCGCCCACCACCGGTCCCTCCACCCCCGCTTCCATCCCCGCGTCCGCCTCCGCTTCGGGCGGGGCGACCCAGGCCACGATCGCTGGTTACGGCGTACCGACGACGACCGAGAACTGCCCGGCGACCGACGTCGCCGGCATGCACGGCCGCTGCACCACGACCGCCGAATGCTGGGGTGGCCTGGTCGTCATCGTCGGGATCGTCAGCGTGAACCGCTCCGACTGTCTGGTCTCCCACCCGTGGGAGACCTTCGCGATAGCCCCGCTCCCGTCCGACGGGATGACCGACAACCAGCGGGAGCTGAAGAACCACCCGGGCGTCCGCGAACTCTGCTCCCGCTCGGTCCTCGCCAAGTCCAGACAGGGCGACGCGCGCGAGATCGACCCGTCCCGCTGGACCGTCGACGTACTCCCGCCCACCCAGACCGAGTACGCCGACGGTCTGCGCGTCCTGCGCTGCGTGGCCACGGTCACCGGTGAGGAGTCGACAGGGGCGCACTTCCGGCCCCGGGCGTGA
- a CDS encoding GNAT family N-acetyltransferase produces the protein MTSLTQPTSTARQLTIRHVTVSDPLVEPLLRELGDEYSSRYGNDAHAELARYPAEEFTAAYGGVLLLLLESGEPVAGGAFRRYDADTAELKRIWTHSAHRRRGLACRVVDELERAAGARGYRRIQLTTGPRQPEARGLYLATGYTPLFDTAADPESIGKLPFEKHLTAHPAPKPA, from the coding sequence GTGACCTCCCTCACGCAACCCACGTCAACAGCAAGGCAATTGACGATACGTCACGTCACCGTGTCCGACCCGCTCGTGGAACCGCTGCTGCGCGAACTCGGCGACGAGTACTCCTCCCGCTACGGCAACGACGCCCACGCCGAACTCGCCCGCTACCCGGCCGAGGAGTTCACGGCGGCGTACGGCGGTGTCCTGCTCCTGCTCCTCGAAAGCGGCGAACCGGTCGCGGGCGGCGCGTTCCGCCGGTACGACGCGGACACGGCGGAGTTGAAGCGCATCTGGACGCACTCCGCACACCGGCGACGCGGCCTGGCCTGCCGGGTCGTCGACGAACTGGAGCGCGCGGCGGGCGCCCGAGGCTACCGGCGGATCCAGCTCACCACCGGCCCTCGCCAGCCCGAAGCCCGCGGCCTTTACCTGGCCACCGGCTACACACCGCTCTTCGACACGGCGGCCGACCCGGAATCCATCGGCAAGCTGCCGTTCGAAAAACACCTCACGGCACACCCGGCCCCAAAGCCCGCCTAA
- a CDS encoding response regulator: MIGLLAKRRARDRTQSVIIVHENDLAGVLLDLGLPDTDGLDVCRSPRARSAVPIIMITARREQADRIAGLELDADDNLAKPFGVRELIARIRAATRRARAPAHASAAPAEAPENHQPASGAQTLGAFALNRRTR, encoded by the coding sequence GTGATCGGCCTGCTCGCCAAGAGGCGCGCCCGTGATCGCACCCAGTCGGTGATCATCGTCCACGAGAACGACCTCGCCGGGGTCCTGCTCGACCTCGGGCTTCCCGACACGGACGGCCTGGACGTCTGCCGCAGCCCGCGCGCCCGCTCCGCCGTCCCCATCATCATGATCACCGCCCGGCGTGAGCAGGCCGACCGTATCGCCGGCCTCGAACTCGACGCCGACGACAATCTCGCCAAGCCCTTCGGCGTGCGGGAGTTGATCGCCCGCATCCGCGCGGCCACCCGGCGCGCCCGAGCACCCGCGCACGCGTCGGCCGCCCCCGCGGAAGCGCCCGAAAACCACCAACCCGCCTCCGGCGCACAGACGTTGGGGGCCTTCGCCCTCAACCGCCGCACCCGCTAG
- a CDS encoding LacI family DNA-binding transcriptional regulator, producing the protein MTENGTEARKPGPSATSGKRRRNGADGDRPSTIRDVAAQAGVSVATVSRALAGSHPVSVATRARVMAAVESLHYVVNVHAKALSGGVAGPVALVMEQMIGPSFADVASGVEQEAAARGRLSLVCTTHGDQNREHDLVQLMREQHAAAVILVGGAVLDEAYHERMAEYARALDAVGSRLVLCGRPPLPGDLPVTVVEYDNRGGAFQAGDHLLTAGHRRILFLGGDPTMSTAEQRRAGYLQALRAHGVPYAEELDIPGTYTRASGYDRMRDALKAGLEFTAVFAGTDMVATGVLAALRESGLDVPGDISIMGFDDVPFAADLSTSLTTLRVPYEDLGRTAVRLALDGERRTAGGDHVILGTQLVIRQSVRAPGAGRGRKKRT; encoded by the coding sequence GTGACGGAGAACGGAACCGAAGCCCGGAAACCGGGCCCTAGCGCCACCTCGGGCAAGCGCAGACGGAACGGCGCCGACGGTGACCGGCCCAGCACGATCCGCGACGTCGCGGCCCAGGCGGGCGTATCCGTGGCAACCGTTTCCAGGGCCCTGGCCGGCAGTCACCCCGTCTCCGTCGCCACCCGGGCCCGGGTCATGGCTGCGGTCGAGTCACTGCACTACGTCGTGAACGTGCACGCCAAGGCCCTGTCCGGCGGGGTCGCCGGCCCCGTCGCCCTCGTCATGGAACAGATGATCGGCCCCTCGTTCGCCGATGTGGCCTCCGGAGTCGAACAGGAGGCGGCGGCCCGGGGCCGGCTGAGCCTCGTCTGCACCACGCACGGCGACCAGAACCGCGAGCACGACCTGGTCCAGCTGATGCGGGAGCAGCACGCGGCGGCGGTCATCCTCGTCGGCGGCGCGGTGCTCGACGAGGCGTACCACGAACGCATGGCCGAGTACGCCAGGGCACTGGACGCCGTCGGCTCCCGCCTGGTGCTGTGCGGGCGCCCACCCCTGCCGGGCGACCTGCCGGTCACGGTCGTGGAGTACGACAACCGGGGCGGCGCCTTCCAGGCAGGTGACCATCTGCTCACCGCGGGCCACCGGCGCATCCTCTTCCTGGGCGGCGACCCCACGATGAGCACCGCCGAACAGCGCCGCGCGGGCTACCTCCAGGCGCTGCGCGCCCACGGCGTCCCGTACGCCGAGGAGTTGGACATCCCCGGCACCTACACCCGCGCCTCGGGCTACGACCGGATGCGGGACGCCCTGAAGGCGGGCCTGGAGTTCACGGCGGTCTTCGCGGGCACGGACATGGTGGCCACGGGGGTACTGGCGGCCCTGCGCGAGTCGGGCCTGGACGTCCCCGGCGACATCTCGATCATGGGCTTCGACGACGTCCCCTTCGCGGCCGACCTGTCGACGTCGCTCACCACACTCCGGGTGCCGTACGAGGACCTGGGACGCACGGCCGTACGGCTGGCCCTGGACGGGGAGCGGCGCACCGCGGGCGGCGACCACGTGATCCTGGGAACCCAGCTGGTGATCCGGCAGTCGGTACGGGCACCGGGCGCGGGACGGGGGCGGAAGAAGCGAACGTGA
- a CDS encoding cold-shock protein yields the protein MAKGTVKWFNSEKGFGFIEQEGGGPDVFAHYSNIAAQGFRELQEGQNVEFDVTQGQKGPQAENIRPV from the coding sequence ATGGCCAAGGGCACAGTCAAGTGGTTCAACAGCGAGAAGGGCTTCGGCTTCATCGAGCAGGAGGGCGGCGGTCCTGACGTCTTCGCCCACTACTCCAACATCGCTGCCCAGGGCTTCCGCGAGCTGCAGGAAGGCCAGAACGTCGAGTTCGACGTCACCCAGGGCCAGAAGGGCCCGCAGGCGGAGAACATCCGCCCCGTCTGA
- a CDS encoding type II toxin-antitoxin system VapC family toxin, which yields MARADDLRVITSPAALAEVVHPRINRPALEWTLSLVVVQPVTEPIARHAASLLADAGLHGHKYAIDAMLGATALAAPGPVTILTSDQEDLIALCGGRATVIKI from the coding sequence CTGGCCCGAGCCGACGACCTACGGGTGATCACCTCCCCGGCCGCCCTGGCGGAAGTCGTCCACCCGCGGATCAACCGCCCGGCCCTGGAGTGGACCCTCTCACTCGTCGTCGTCCAACCGGTCACCGAGCCCATCGCCCGGCACGCCGCCTCCCTTCTCGCCGACGCCGGCCTGCACGGCCACAAGTACGCCATCGACGCCATGCTCGGCGCCACCGCCCTCGCCGCCCCCGGCCCCGTCACCATCCTCACCTCTGACCAGGAGGACCTCATCGCGCTGTGCGGCGGACGGGCCACCGTCATCAAGATCTGA
- a CDS encoding TetR family transcriptional regulator → MSQSRDSGQPAAPAAAAGDTTRERILAAAMEEFARHGIAGARVDRIAKLARTSKERVYAYFRGKDALYADVAAREYVVIAEATQLDPSDLPGYAGRLFDYFVARPDHHRLITWGRLELPGTTAVADDPAQAVLARKIDQLRQVQQAGQLDPAWDPADVLALVNQIAMTWASQPELSEAAAAHAVDPTTAARRAAVVTAVERLFPRAR, encoded by the coding sequence ATGTCCCAGTCCCGCGACTCCGGCCAGCCCGCAGCGCCCGCAGCAGCCGCCGGCGACACCACGCGCGAGCGCATTCTTGCCGCTGCCATGGAGGAGTTCGCCCGCCACGGCATCGCCGGCGCCCGCGTGGATCGCATCGCCAAACTCGCCAGGACCAGCAAGGAACGCGTCTACGCCTACTTCCGCGGCAAAGACGCGCTCTATGCCGACGTCGCCGCACGGGAGTACGTCGTCATCGCCGAGGCCACCCAGCTGGACCCCTCCGACCTCCCTGGCTACGCGGGCCGTCTGTTCGACTACTTCGTCGCCCGTCCGGACCACCACCGCCTGATCACCTGGGGCCGCCTCGAACTGCCGGGCACCACAGCCGTTGCCGACGATCCCGCCCAGGCAGTGCTCGCCCGCAAAATCGACCAGCTCCGTCAGGTGCAGCAGGCTGGACAGCTCGACCCCGCCTGGGACCCGGCCGACGTCCTCGCCCTGGTCAACCAGATCGCCATGACCTGGGCGTCGCAACCCGAACTCAGCGAGGCCGCCGCCGCACACGCCGTGGACCCCACCACCGCCGCCCGCCGCGCCGCGGTGGTGACCGCTGTCGAACGGCTTTTCCCCCGAGCGCGCTGA
- a CDS encoding carbohydrate ABC transporter permease — protein MATTTTPTAESPKRSQAPAARRLNRPDSRGRSRGGQRFVLVGLVLASAYSLFPVYWLIIAATKDRTGLYQSNGLWFSGWHLWDNLRQVFTYENGIFLRWTANSFLYAGVGSAGGTLIALATGYGLARFDFPGRGAVFAAVVGSFLIPIALLTLPLYLLFSEIGLVDTPWAMLIPCLINPFSVYLAKVYTEATIPFELLEAARIDGAGELRIFFSIVLRMMTTGGATVFLLAFVNTWNAFFLPLTVLRGENNWTLNLGLYNWSGKRAESGIDLTSLVLTGALLSIVPMAIMMIAMRRYWRTGVTMGALK, from the coding sequence ATGGCCACGACCACGACCCCCACCGCCGAGTCCCCGAAGCGGTCCCAGGCGCCGGCCGCGCGGCGCCTCAACCGCCCTGATTCCAGGGGCCGTTCGCGCGGTGGGCAGCGGTTCGTCCTGGTCGGACTGGTGCTGGCGAGCGCGTACAGCCTGTTCCCGGTGTACTGGCTGATCATCGCCGCCACCAAGGACCGTACGGGCCTCTACCAGAGCAACGGCCTGTGGTTCTCCGGCTGGCACCTGTGGGACAACCTGCGTCAGGTGTTCACCTACGAGAACGGTATCTTCCTGCGCTGGACGGCCAACTCGTTCCTGTACGCCGGTGTCGGCTCCGCCGGTGGCACGCTGATCGCCCTCGCGACCGGCTACGGCCTCGCCCGCTTCGACTTCCCCGGGCGCGGTGCGGTGTTCGCGGCTGTGGTGGGCTCGTTCCTCATCCCGATCGCGCTGCTCACGCTCCCGCTGTACCTGCTGTTCTCGGAGATCGGGCTGGTCGACACCCCGTGGGCGATGCTGATCCCCTGCCTGATCAACCCGTTCAGCGTGTACCTGGCCAAGGTGTACACCGAGGCGACGATCCCCTTCGAACTTCTGGAGGCGGCCCGTATCGACGGTGCCGGGGAGCTGCGGATCTTCTTCAGCATCGTGCTGCGGATGATGACGACGGGCGGCGCGACGGTCTTCCTGCTGGCCTTCGTCAACACCTGGAACGCCTTCTTCCTCCCCCTGACCGTCCTGCGCGGCGAGAACAACTGGACGCTCAATCTGGGCCTGTACAACTGGTCCGGCAAACGCGCGGAGTCGGGCATCGACCTCACCAGTCTGGTCCTGACCGGCGCCCTCCTCTCCATCGTCCCGATGGCGATCATGATGATCGCGATGCGCCGCTACTGGCGCACCGGCGTCACCATGGGTGCCCTCAAGTGA
- a CDS encoding carbohydrate ABC transporter permease produces the protein MIRSLRWKGAAFTVPFQLGFVFLYLLPIGYAVYQSLYHSQSSGLGLGGTTDEFSGLDNYQQGLTDPKFMGSVLRVVLFACVQIPVMLVVSLVLALLLDSLTSRAASRFRIMLLVPYMIPGVVAAVVWINLYSPDVGPLTPLGDVFGLAWNFFAPSMVWPSIGNLLTWHGIGYNMVIIYSALQGVPRELFEAARLDGATEWRVALSIKIPFVRGALVLTGMLSIIQMLQLFNEPALFRNITPQTVDDSFTPIMIIYNQAFNAGNYHYAAALSVLLALILGVASFLFYRLTSKETD, from the coding sequence ATGATTCGCTCCCTGCGCTGGAAGGGCGCCGCCTTCACGGTGCCCTTCCAGCTCGGCTTCGTCTTCCTCTACCTGCTGCCGATCGGGTACGCCGTCTACCAGTCGCTGTACCACTCGCAGTCCTCCGGACTGGGCCTGGGCGGCACGACCGACGAGTTCTCCGGCCTCGACAACTACCAACAGGGCCTGACAGACCCGAAGTTCATGGGCTCCGTGCTGCGGGTGGTGCTGTTCGCCTGCGTGCAGATCCCGGTGATGCTGGTGGTCAGCCTGGTCCTCGCCCTGTTGCTGGACTCGCTCACCTCACGGGCGGCGAGCCGGTTCCGGATCATGCTGCTGGTCCCGTACATGATCCCGGGTGTGGTCGCCGCGGTCGTCTGGATCAACCTGTACAGCCCCGACGTCGGCCCGCTCACCCCGCTGGGCGACGTGTTCGGTCTCGCCTGGAACTTCTTCGCGCCGTCAATGGTGTGGCCGTCCATCGGCAACCTGCTGACCTGGCACGGCATCGGCTACAACATGGTGATCATCTACTCGGCGCTGCAGGGTGTACCGCGCGAGCTGTTCGAGGCCGCGCGGCTCGACGGCGCGACCGAGTGGCGGGTCGCGCTGAGCATCAAGATCCCGTTCGTACGAGGGGCGTTGGTGCTGACCGGGATGCTCTCGATCATCCAGATGCTGCAGCTCTTCAACGAGCCCGCGCTGTTCAGGAACATCACTCCGCAGACGGTCGACGACAGTTTCACCCCGATCATGATCATCTACAACCAGGCGTTCAACGCCGGCAACTACCACTACGCCGCGGCCCTGTCGGTGCTGCTCGCCCTCATCCTGGGCGTCGCCTCCTTCCTCTTCTACCGGCTGACCTCGAAGGAGACCGACTGA
- a CDS encoding hydroxyacid dehydrogenase, which translates to MPSAPPKPPVVPPRLPVAVFAMDPVHLPELFPPALMERLGELARIDPTLIVQDFTDPRAAAALAEAEVLITGWGCPHIGADVLAAAPRLHTVLHAAGSVRSLLGDAVWERGLTVSSAVQANALPVAEYTLAAVLLAGKDAFGLRERFRRERVHPAPHDYTHVGNLGRRVGVIGASRVGRRVLELLRPFELTLTLYDPYVDAEGAEALGATSLSLEELLRTSDIVTLHAPDIPETYRMLDRDRLALIPDGGVLINTSRGALVDHDALTAELVSGRLGAVLDVTEPEPLPAASPLYDLPNVFLTPHIAGSLGNELARLGRTVVDELALLDAGLRPAHQIRHSDLARSA; encoded by the coding sequence ATGCCCTCCGCGCCCCCCAAGCCCCCCGTGGTCCCGCCCCGCCTCCCGGTCGCCGTGTTCGCGATGGACCCGGTGCACCTGCCCGAACTCTTCCCGCCCGCCCTGATGGAACGGCTGGGGGAGCTGGCGCGGATCGATCCCACACTGATCGTCCAGGACTTCACCGATCCCCGGGCCGCCGCCGCACTGGCCGAGGCGGAAGTACTGATCACCGGCTGGGGCTGCCCGCACATCGGCGCCGACGTCCTGGCCGCCGCACCCCGGCTGCACACGGTCCTGCACGCGGCGGGCAGTGTCCGCAGCCTGCTCGGCGACGCCGTCTGGGAGCGCGGTCTCACCGTCTCCAGCGCGGTACAGGCCAACGCGCTGCCGGTGGCCGAGTACACCCTGGCCGCCGTCCTCCTGGCCGGCAAGGACGCCTTCGGCCTGCGCGAACGCTTCCGCCGCGAGCGGGTCCACCCGGCCCCGCACGACTACACCCACGTGGGCAACCTCGGTCGCCGGGTCGGGGTGATCGGGGCCTCGCGGGTCGGCCGCCGGGTACTGGAACTGCTGCGCCCGTTCGAGCTGACGCTCACGCTGTACGACCCGTACGTGGACGCCGAAGGGGCCGAGGCGCTGGGCGCGACCTCTCTCTCCCTGGAGGAACTGCTGCGCACCAGCGACATCGTCACCCTGCACGCCCCGGACATCCCGGAGACATACCGCATGCTCGACCGCGACCGGCTCGCCCTCATTCCGGACGGCGGCGTCCTGATCAACACCTCGCGGGGTGCCCTGGTGGACCACGACGCGCTCACCGCGGAACTCGTCTCCGGGCGGCTCGGCGCCGTACTCGACGTCACGGAACCGGAGCCGCTGCCCGCCGCCTCCCCCCTCTACGACCTGCCCAACGTGTTCCTCACCCCGCACATCGCCGGCTCCCTGGGCAACGAACTCGCGCGGCTGGGCCGGACGGTGGTGGACGAACTCGCCCTGCTCGACGCGGGGCTGCGGCCCGCCCACCAGATACGGCACAGCGATCTGGCGAGGAGCGCGTGA
- a CDS encoding macro domain-containing protein — protein MKRLRIVAGDATNPQARGPKIIAHICNDLGGWGKGFVLAVSRHWPEPEREYRRWHRERAGNDFALGAVQMVRVRSDIWVANMVAQRGMKRGSGGPPIRYDAVERCLQAVADHALADKASVHMPRIGCGLAGGKWERIEPIIGKTLSARDIAATVYDHS, from the coding sequence GTGAAACGGTTGCGGATAGTCGCGGGTGACGCGACCAACCCCCAGGCCAGGGGCCCGAAGATCATCGCTCATATCTGCAACGACCTCGGCGGATGGGGCAAGGGATTCGTCCTGGCGGTCTCGCGTCACTGGCCCGAACCGGAGCGCGAGTACCGCCGCTGGCACCGCGAGCGCGCCGGCAACGACTTCGCCCTCGGCGCGGTACAGATGGTCCGCGTCCGATCCGACATCTGGGTCGCGAACATGGTCGCGCAGCGCGGGATGAAGAGGGGAAGCGGCGGTCCGCCCATCCGGTACGACGCCGTCGAACGTTGCCTTCAAGCCGTCGCCGACCACGCCCTCGCCGACAAGGCCTCTGTGCACATGCCCCGCATCGGCTGCGGCCTCGCCGGCGGCAAGTGGGAACGCATCGAGCCGATCATCGGCAAAACCCTGAGCGCCCGCGACATCGCCGCCACCGTCTACGACCACTCATGA
- a CDS encoding aldo/keto reductase: protein MQHRDLGSQGLRVSALGLGIMGMSMAYGASNNDESIATIRRAHELGIDFFDTAELYGAGTGSNEILLGEAVKDFRDEVVLATKFGFDMTAQPLGSGFDSRPENIRKVAENSLRYLRSEHIDLFYQHISDPDVPVEEVAGVVGELITEGKVKYFGLSNVGPQYIRRAHAVTPVSVLQYEYSLFEREVEEKILPVLRELGIGLVPYSPLGRGFLTGQVKPASEYAADDMRSWDERWQGENYTYNLHATEQLKNLAASRGITTAQLALAWLLAQGEDIAPIPGTRSTKRLEENAGATDVQLSAADLARITEILPHGSAGSRLPAAILSSFTTD from the coding sequence ATGCAGCACCGCGATCTGGGCTCTCAGGGTCTGCGCGTCTCGGCGCTCGGCCTGGGGATCATGGGCATGTCCATGGCCTACGGCGCCTCGAACAACGACGAGAGCATCGCGACCATCCGCCGCGCCCACGAACTCGGCATCGACTTCTTCGACACCGCCGAGCTGTACGGCGCCGGTACCGGCAGCAACGAGATCCTCCTGGGCGAGGCGGTCAAGGACTTCCGCGACGAGGTGGTCCTTGCCACCAAGTTCGGCTTCGACATGACCGCCCAGCCGCTCGGCTCCGGCTTCGACAGCCGCCCGGAAAACATCCGCAAGGTCGCCGAGAACAGCCTGCGCTACCTGCGGAGCGAGCACATCGACCTCTTCTACCAGCACATCTCCGACCCCGACGTTCCGGTCGAGGAGGTCGCCGGCGTGGTCGGCGAACTGATCACCGAGGGCAAGGTGAAGTATTTCGGCCTGAGCAACGTCGGCCCCCAGTACATCCGCCGCGCCCACGCCGTCACCCCAGTCTCCGTGCTCCAGTACGAGTACTCGCTCTTCGAGCGGGAGGTCGAGGAGAAGATCCTTCCCGTTCTGCGGGAACTCGGCATCGGCCTGGTGCCCTACTCACCGCTCGGCCGCGGCTTCCTCACCGGCCAGGTCAAGCCCGCGAGCGAGTACGCCGCGGACGACATGCGCAGCTGGGACGAGCGCTGGCAGGGCGAGAACTACACGTACAACCTGCACGCCACCGAACAGCTCAAGAATCTGGCCGCCAGCAGGGGCATCACCACCGCCCAACTCGCGCTGGCCTGGCTGCTCGCCCAGGGCGAGGACATCGCGCCCATTCCCGGCACCCGCAGCACCAAGCGCCTTGAGGAGAACGCCGGCGCCACCGACGTCCAGCTCTCCGCCGCCGATCTGGCCCGCATCACGGAGATCCTTCCCCACGGCTCGGCAGGCAGCCGCCTCCCGGCCGCGATCCTGTCCAGCTTCACCACGGACTGA